One part of the Bacillus sp. FJAT-27916 genome encodes these proteins:
- a CDS encoding 3-oxoacid CoA-transferase subunit B: MSQPNQSSRLIAKRAAKALAGSRIVNLGIGIPTLVAEYIGEDTAVCLHTENGLLGVTKAAAEEVDPNLVNAGKLPVGQGIGSSFFHSADSFGMIRGGHVDAAVLGALQVDQSGRIANWAVPGQSILGVGGAMDLLAGAKSVIVTMTHTAKNGASKIVKACSYPLSGRRSVDLIVTDLAVFKVSEGSLHLVELMPGASLEMVRERTEADFVSDL, encoded by the coding sequence ATGAGCCAGCCGAATCAATCCTCCCGCCTTATTGCTAAACGGGCAGCCAAAGCCCTGGCAGGAAGCAGAATTGTAAACCTTGGGATCGGTATCCCCACCCTTGTGGCTGAATACATAGGTGAAGATACTGCTGTTTGTCTACATACAGAGAACGGCTTATTAGGGGTCACGAAAGCAGCGGCGGAGGAAGTGGATCCAAATTTAGTCAATGCCGGGAAACTCCCCGTCGGACAAGGAATTGGGTCAAGCTTCTTTCATAGTGCCGATTCTTTTGGAATGATTCGAGGCGGCCATGTCGATGCTGCTGTATTAGGCGCCTTGCAGGTCGACCAAAGTGGACGAATTGCCAACTGGGCTGTTCCGGGTCAAAGCATATTGGGTGTCGGCGGTGCCATGGATTTGCTGGCGGGGGCTAAGTCCGTCATTGTCACGATGACTCATACAGCAAAGAATGGGGCCAGTAAAATCGTCAAGGCGTGCAGCTATCCCCTCAGCGGGCGGCGGAGTGTGGATTTGATTGTGACAGATTTGGCGGTGTTCAAAGTCAGCGAAGGCAGCCTCCACTTGGTAGAGCTGATGCCAGGGGCCAGCTTGGAGATGGTGCGGGAGCGGACAGAAGCGGACTTTGTCAGTGATTTATGA
- a CDS encoding CoA transferase subunit A, whose protein sequence is MSKLKSNAKEALHPLQSGHTILVGGFGLIGAPLTLIDELTKTDVNSLTVISNNLGESGRGLGIVLNQNKITKAIGSYFTSNRDVGDKYLKGQLEIELLPQGTLSESIRAGGAGLGGYFTPTAVGTKLAEGKEERIIDGKSYIFEKALRGDIAFIRAHKADTLGNLTYYKTARNFNPVMATAAKYVIAEVDEIVPAGQLDPESIITPHLYVDAIIEARYILTKEGVVIR, encoded by the coding sequence ATGTCTAAATTAAAATCAAATGCCAAAGAAGCCCTCCACCCCTTACAATCCGGGCATACAATCCTTGTCGGAGGCTTCGGGCTAATTGGCGCACCACTAACCTTGATTGATGAACTGACCAAAACAGACGTTAACAGCCTGACCGTCATCAGTAATAATCTCGGCGAATCTGGCAGAGGATTGGGGATTGTTCTTAATCAAAACAAAATCACAAAAGCCATCGGCTCTTATTTCACCAGTAATCGCGATGTCGGTGATAAATACCTCAAAGGCCAACTAGAGATCGAGCTCCTCCCACAGGGCACCTTATCTGAATCGATCCGAGCAGGCGGTGCAGGGCTGGGTGGTTATTTCACTCCAACGGCGGTTGGCACGAAGCTCGCTGAAGGCAAAGAAGAACGCATCATTGACGGCAAGTCTTATATTTTCGAAAAAGCACTGCGCGGTGACATCGCCTTTATCCGAGCCCATAAGGCTGACACACTCGGAAACCTGACCTATTACAAAACCGCCCGTAATTTCAATCCTGTCATGGCGACTGCCGCCAAATACGTCATAGCAGAGGTGGATGAAATCGTCCCTGCCGGACAATTGGACCCCGAATCCATCATTACCCCTCACCTCTATGTTGATGCCATCATAGAAGCACGCTATATTCTGACGAAGGAAGGAGTCGTTATCCGATGA